aaagaagtgtcACAGAAATTACAAGACTTCCACCTGGAAAATTGTTGCAtttgataatataatatatactttCTATATTTCTCCATTCCCTTAAAAATCTGATTATCATGGATAAGTGAGAGGAGAGCACTAAACTTATATTACATTGCAGCTGTAGTCCAAAAAGTGTCAAAAGACAGTTTCAAAACCGTTGGACCGCTGTTCCGTCCCCCCCCGTCCGCCCCCTGAGCTCATATACCTCCATTACGACCAAGAAATGTTGATGGCCACATTAGGTGCTGAGATAAAATAAGACCAGGATCAGCCGTTCACTCTCCTCTAAATGTCAGCCTGGTCGTTTCATTAACCTCTGCCTGAACTTTATCATCCCATTTGCGATGTTGATGACGGGGGAACACACTTCGGCTCCGATGCTGCACAACGTTAGTGTCGGCTGCGCTCATTCATGCATTAGGTGACACGCTCAATAATGACCCATGGTTTTCATTTGTcgccccctcacacacacctactctGGTGGGGAAGATGTCCTCATTGTTGATGAGGGACTCGATCCAGTCCATCAGCAGGTTCATGTACTTGAGGGCGGGCAGCTTGGTGGGCTTCTTGTAGTCGTCCCCGTCCTGCCACCTGTACTCGTACCTCAGCCCCCCGGACATGATGGGACACGTGCGCTCGGTGCAGTACTCGCTCATCGTGCCGTAGATCAGGTTGATCCGGTTGAAGAAATCCACCACGTGGACGGCGATCCAGTCATTGATGTTCTCTCCCTCTGGCAGCTGAACCACCTTCCTCAGGTCCAGGCCGGACTTGAGCGAGGCCTGGGCCTTCTTGTACAGCTCAAATCGCTGGGTGCCGGGCTCGAACCGCTTCCTTGGCCTGAATGTTTTGTCTTTGCTGAACACTTGTCCAAGACACAACGCCATTGACTTTGACGTTTCCCCCGAGATAAGGGGAGAATGAGCGCTCCAGAATGATGATTAGTTTTGAGTTTTGTAGAGGGTGACCTTCCTGAGCGAGGGAAGCAGGCTGGTGGCAGCTCTGAAATCAGGTCATGCGGGGTCAGCGTCTGTCATGCAAAGATTGCACGGGCGCTTGTTTTCAGATGGCGAGGCCGTCCCtgtgaaacaggaaaacaggaGAAGTCGGCTTAGGCAACAATGACAAAGAACATGAGCAGATAGAGCCACAGAACGACACACATCTCTGTCAATTGTCAACAAAgaggttttataaaaaaaatgggcATAACATTCAAGTTTACGACAGACATGTCAAAAACTTGGTCGTTAAAAAGAATCATGTTCAACTATCTTGAAATGATATCTCTATCTTGGACAAGAATTGATGTGCCATGAAGGATAAGGCGTGCTATACTGCGGTGGAGAGGCTGTGAGGAAACCTTTCTCGTAAACTGTTATATGTTGTCGATTGTGTTGCGTACTTATATGTTCTGTCGACCTATATGTTAACTCCCGGGGATCAGAGAGAAATGGCAGAACTGAGGATAAGGTTGACTGTGACTTTGTTGTAAATATTTCTGAGGTAATGCCATGttccttttgttgtttgaaataatttgaatgaaataatgtaaatacTAGCCAGAGTGCCTATAGCAAAGGAAACAGACGGACAAACCAGTGAGTCCATCACAAATGCACCATTATTGCATCATCTGCTCTTTGTGACCAAAATTACCCCATCACAAGATTATCATTAGTTCCCAGTGATATAAATAGAAgatgtttcattctgttttgGAAAAATAGTTTTCAAAAAAGCCCTCAAAAATCAGGCCACTAGAGTCAAGTAGAACTGTGGGAATGAATAacaggctgcagctcagtgaggATGAAAAAAGACTTTCAATGCAATGTGAGAGAAAAGCTCCTCGGCCCAGTTGTTGTTGCTCAGGGAGAACAGAGGACTATCACTCCCATTCACAACAGTGGTGTGTAAATGTTGATGCTTTAAAACACTGAACCTGACTACTGAATTGGAAACAGAGAGTCAGCCCCTACCTCGGGATGTGACTCTCGGGATATGACAGGGGTTCAAAGGTTCAAGGTATCTTTATTATCCCAGAAGGGCAATTAGTCGTAGAGCCAACAGTAACCACACAAGGCTAAAAACCCATAATCACAATGACTAATTTAAAAGGCCGGTGGCAGCAGgagtaaatcattttttttatcctctaCTTCTGTATCTTTGCAGGCTGTAGCTGAGGCAACGAAAGGTCACTCTATAGTGGCTGGCTGAATTCATTGAGGTCTACAAGGTCTTCTTGACCTCGTACAGGTGATGAAGGCTATCTATCCATGTagataccacttatcctttgaggatCATGAGAGCGGGGAACTGGAGCCGATTCCAGCTGGACATGTCGCGGGTGTATCGCAGGGACAACATAAAATGACAAACTAGCGTGAACTCTCACATTCatacagtcaatttagagtctacAATTAACTTGACTCCCAATCTGCATCTTTGGCTCActgacaaatcaaacaaacccaACACAGCAAGAACCGTCCGAACCTGGATTCATACAGAGAACCCTCTTGCTGTGAGATGACAGCGCTAACCAGGGTCGTGGCGGCAATTTTGCTGCACACATCGACAATAACCTGCACCCtttgagaaggaggagaaagtaTGAAGGGATGAAACACTACTCCTAAATTATTGACTGatgattgtatttatttctggtACCCATTAACCGTCTGGCAGGTAATACACACTGATTGAGGGTGGGACCTCTCTGAATGATTATGTCCGCCAGTGCCTTAATTGCTATGATAAAACGTGACCTGTAGCATTTGAATATTAAGAAGGCTATTTTTAAGTCTGAAGAAAGAACGTGAAcctgatggggaaaaaaataactaCAAAAGTTTATTGAAGGACTGATATATTTTTGGAAAGTTAGCCTCCTGTAATTGAATATCTTAAACTACCACGATGATACAGAGCTGTACTGACTTAATCCAAGTTAAACTATGCGACACCTTCAGGAAAAGACTTGTCACAACATAAAATAATTTTGTGgtattttcagtttcatttttttatatctgagcttttgt
The nucleotide sequence above comes from Platichthys flesus chromosome 9, fPlaFle2.1, whole genome shotgun sequence. Encoded proteins:
- the mob3c gene encoding MOB kinase activator 3C isoform X2 → MALCLGQVFSKDKTFRPRKRFEPGTQRFELYKKAQASLKSGLDLRKVVQLPEGENINDWIAVHVVDFFNRINLIYGTMSEYCTERTCPIMSGGLRYEYRWQDGDDYKKPTKLPALKYMNLLMDWIESLINNEDIFPTRVYPSRKTSSRCARRS
- the mob3c gene encoding MOB kinase activator 3C isoform X1, coding for MALCLGQVFSKDKTFRPRKRFEPGTQRFELYKKAQASLKSGLDLRKVVQLPEGENINDWIAVHVVDFFNRINLIYGTMSEYCTERTCPIMSGGLRYEYRWQDGDDYKKPTKLPALKYMNLLMDWIESLINNEDIFPTRVGVPFPKNFQQVCKKILSRLFRVFVHVYIHHFDSVCSMGAEAHINTCYKHYYYFITEFNLIDHSELEPLKAMTDKICN